A region from the Cervus elaphus chromosome 10, mCerEla1.1, whole genome shotgun sequence genome encodes:
- the SMURF1 gene encoding E3 ubiquitin-protein ligase SMURF1 isoform X2, whose product MSNPGTRRNGSSIKIRLTVLCAKNLAKKDFFRLPDPFAKVVVDGSGQCHSTDTVKNTLDPKWNQHYDLYVGKTDSITISVWNHKKIHKKQGAGFLGCVRLLSNAISRLKDTGYQRLDLCKLNPSDTDAVRGQIVVSLQTRDRIGTGGSVVDCRGLLESEGTVYEDSGPGRPLSCFMEEPAPYTDGPGAAAGGGNCRFVESPSQDQRLQAQRLRNPEVRGSLQTPQNRPHGHQSPELPEGYEQRTTVQGQVYFLHTQTGVSTWHDPRIPRDLNSVNCDELGPLPPGWEVRSTVSGRIYFVDHNNRTTQFTDPRLHHIMTHQCQLKEPSQPPPPPSEGSVEDEELPAQRYERDLVQKLKVLRHELSLQQPQAGHCRIEVSREEIFEESYRQIMKMRPKDLKKRLMVKFRGEEGLDYGGVAREWLYLLCHEMLNPYYGLFQYSTDNIYMLQINPDSSINPDHLSYFHFVGRIMGLAVFHGHYINGGFTVPFYKQLLGKPIQLSDLESVDPELHKSLVWILENDITPVLDHTFCVEHNAFGRILQHELKPNGRNVPVTEENKKEYVRLYVNWRFMRGIEAQFLALQKGFNELIPQHLLKPFDQKELELIIGGLDKIDLDDWKSNTRLKHCGADSNVVRWFWQAVETFDEERRARLLQFVTGSTRVPLQGFKALQGAAGPRLFTIHLIDANTDNLPKAHTCFNRIDIPPYESYEKLYEKLLTAVEETCGFAVE is encoded by the exons tattaTGTGCCAAGAATCTTGCAAAGAAAGACTTCTTCA GACTCCCTGACCCTTTTGCAAAGGTTGTTGTAGACGGATCTGGGCAGTGCCACTCAACGGACACTGTGAAGAACACGCTGGACCCGAAGTGGAACCAGCACTACGACCT ATACGTTGGAAAAACGGATTCTATAACCATCAGCGTGTGGAACCACAAGAAGATTCACAAGAAGCAGGGAGCCGGCTTCCTGGGGTGTGTGCGGCTGCTGTCCAACGCCATCAGCAGATTAAAAGATACTGGCT ACCAGCGTTTGGATCTGTGCAAACTAAACCCCTCAGATACTGATGCAGTTCGTGGCCAAATAGTGG tcaGTTTACAGACACGAGACAGGATCGGCACCGGCGGGTCTGTGGTGGACTGCAGAGGCCTGCTAGAGAGTGAAGG AACCGTGTATGAAGACTCCGGGCCTGGAAGGCCCCTCAGCTGCTTCATGGAGGAGCCAGCCCCGTACACGGATGGCCCCGGGGCTGCTGCTGGCGGGGGCAACTGCAGGTTTGTGGAATCCCCGAGTCAAGACCAAAGACTTCAGGCCCAGCGACTGCGAAACCCTGAGGTGCGAGGGTCGCTGCAGACGCCACAGAACCGACCTCACGGCCACCAGTCCCCGGAGCTGCCCGAAGGCTACG AGCAGAGGACCACGGTGCAGGGCCAGGTGTACTTCTTGCACACGCAGACGGGCGTCAGCACGTGGCACGACCCCAGGATACCCAG AGACCTTAACAGCGTGAACTGTGATGAGCTTGGACCACTGCCGCCTGGCTGGGAAGTCCGCAGCACAGTTTCCGGGAGAATATATTTTGTGGATCATAATAACCGAACAACCCAGTTTACAGACCCACGGTTACACCACATCATGAC TCACCAGTGCCAACTGAAGGAGCCCAGCCAGCCACCGCCGCCCCCCAGCGAGGGCTCCGTGGAGGACGAGGAGCTGCCCGCCCAGAGGTACGAGAGAGATCTGGTCCAGAAGCTGAAGGTCCTCAGACACGAGCTCTCCCTGCAGCAGCCCCAGGCTGGCCACTGCCGCATCGAGGTGTCCAGAGAGGAGATATTTGAG GAGTCTTATCGCCAGATAATGAAGATGCGACCAAAAGACTTGAAAAAGCGACTCATGGTGAAATTCCGAGGAGAAGAAGGCTTGGACTATGGCGGGGTGGCGAG GGAGTGGCTTTATTTACTGTGCCATGAAATGTTGAATCCATACTATGGCCTCTTCCAGTACTCCACGGACAACATTTACATGTTGCAAATCAACCCAGATTCTTCAATCAACCCT GACCACTTGTCTTACTTCCATTTTGTGGGTCGGATCATGGGTCTGGCTGTGTTCCACGGACACTACATCAATGGGGGTTTCACGGTTCCTTTCTACAAgcagctactggggaagcccatccaGCTTTCTGATTTGGAATCGGTGGACCCTGAACTCCATAAGAGCTTAGTGTGGATTCT AGAGAACGACATCACCCCCGTGCTCGACCACACGTTCTGTGTAGAGCACAACGCTTTTGGGCGGATTCTTCAGCACGAACTGAAACCCAACGGCAGGAATGTCCCCGTCACAGAGGAGAATAAGAAGGAATATGTCCG GCTGTATGTGAACTGGAGGTTCATGAGGGGCATCGAGGCCCAGTTCCTGGCTCTCCAGAAGGGGTTCAACGAGCTCATCCCTCAGCACTTGCTGAAGCCTTTTGACCAGAAGGAGCTGGAG CTGATCATCGGTGGCCTGGACAAGATCGACCTGGACGACTGGAAGTCCAACACGCGGCTGAAGCACTGCGGGGCCGACAGCAATGTGGTCCGGTGGTTCTGGCAGGCGGTGGAGACCTTCGACGAGGAGCGGCGGGCCCGGCTGCTGCAGTTCGTGACGGGCTCCACGCGGGTCCCCCTCCAGGGCTTCAAGGCGCTGCAAG GCGCCGCAGGGCCCCGGCTCTTCACCATCCACCTGATCGACGCCAACACGGACAACCTGCCCAAGGCCCACACCTG CTTTAACCGGATCGACATCCCTCCCTACGAGTCGTACGAGAAGCTCTATGAGAAGCTGCTGACAGCGGTGGAGGAGACCTGTGGGTTTGCCGTGGAGTGA
- the SMURF1 gene encoding E3 ubiquitin-protein ligase SMURF1 isoform X3 codes for MSNPGTRRNGSSIKIRLTVLCAKNLAKKDFFRLPDPFAKVVVDGSGQCHSTDTVKNTLDPKWNQHYDLYVGKTDSITISVWNHKKIHKKQGAGFLGCVRLLSNAISRLKDTGYQRLDLCKLNPSDTDAVRGQIVVSLQTRDRIGTGGSVVDCRGLLESEGTVYEDSGPGRPLSCFMEEPAPYTDGPGAAAGGGNCRFVESPSQDQRLQAQRLRNPEVRGSLQTPQNRPHGHQSPELPEGYEQRTTVQGQVYFLHTQTGVSTWHDPRIPSPLGTIPGGDEAFLYEFLLQGHTSEPRDLNSVNCDELGPLPPGWEVRSTVSGRIYFVDHNNRTTQFTDPRLHHIMTHQCQLKEPSQPPPPPSEGSVEDEELPAQRYERDLVQKLKVLRHELSLQQPQAGHCRIEVSREEIFEESYRQIMKMRPKDLKKRLMVKFRGEEGLDYGGVAREWLYLLCHEMLNPYYGLFQYSTDNIYMLQINPDSSINPDHLSYFHFVGRIMGLAVFHGHYINGGFTVPFYKQLLGKPIQLSDLESVDPELHKSLVWILENDITPVLDHTFCVEHNAFGRILQHELKPNGRNVPVTEENKKEYVRLYVNWRFMRGIEAQFLALQKGFNELIPQHLLKPFDQKELELIIGGLDKIDLDDWKSNTRLKHCGADSNVVRWFWQAVETFDEERRARLLQFVTGSTRVPLQGFKALQGSTGAAGPRLFTIHLIDANTDNLPKAHTCFNRIDIPPYESYEKLYEKLLTAVEETCGFAVE; via the exons tattaTGTGCCAAGAATCTTGCAAAGAAAGACTTCTTCA GACTCCCTGACCCTTTTGCAAAGGTTGTTGTAGACGGATCTGGGCAGTGCCACTCAACGGACACTGTGAAGAACACGCTGGACCCGAAGTGGAACCAGCACTACGACCT ATACGTTGGAAAAACGGATTCTATAACCATCAGCGTGTGGAACCACAAGAAGATTCACAAGAAGCAGGGAGCCGGCTTCCTGGGGTGTGTGCGGCTGCTGTCCAACGCCATCAGCAGATTAAAAGATACTGGCT ACCAGCGTTTGGATCTGTGCAAACTAAACCCCTCAGATACTGATGCAGTTCGTGGCCAAATAGTGG tcaGTTTACAGACACGAGACAGGATCGGCACCGGCGGGTCTGTGGTGGACTGCAGAGGCCTGCTAGAGAGTGAAGG AACCGTGTATGAAGACTCCGGGCCTGGAAGGCCCCTCAGCTGCTTCATGGAGGAGCCAGCCCCGTACACGGATGGCCCCGGGGCTGCTGCTGGCGGGGGCAACTGCAGGTTTGTGGAATCCCCGAGTCAAGACCAAAGACTTCAGGCCCAGCGACTGCGAAACCCTGAGGTGCGAGGGTCGCTGCAGACGCCACAGAACCGACCTCACGGCCACCAGTCCCCGGAGCTGCCCGAAGGCTACG AGCAGAGGACCACGGTGCAGGGCCAGGTGTACTTCTTGCACACGCAGACGGGCGTCAGCACGTGGCACGACCCCAGGATACCCAG TCCCTTGGGGACCATTCCTGGGGGAGATGAAGCTTTTCTATACGAATTCCTTCTGCAAGGCCATACATCTGAGCCCAG AGACCTTAACAGCGTGAACTGTGATGAGCTTGGACCACTGCCGCCTGGCTGGGAAGTCCGCAGCACAGTTTCCGGGAGAATATATTTTGTGGATCATAATAACCGAACAACCCAGTTTACAGACCCACGGTTACACCACATCATGAC TCACCAGTGCCAACTGAAGGAGCCCAGCCAGCCACCGCCGCCCCCCAGCGAGGGCTCCGTGGAGGACGAGGAGCTGCCCGCCCAGAGGTACGAGAGAGATCTGGTCCAGAAGCTGAAGGTCCTCAGACACGAGCTCTCCCTGCAGCAGCCCCAGGCTGGCCACTGCCGCATCGAGGTGTCCAGAGAGGAGATATTTGAG GAGTCTTATCGCCAGATAATGAAGATGCGACCAAAAGACTTGAAAAAGCGACTCATGGTGAAATTCCGAGGAGAAGAAGGCTTGGACTATGGCGGGGTGGCGAG GGAGTGGCTTTATTTACTGTGCCATGAAATGTTGAATCCATACTATGGCCTCTTCCAGTACTCCACGGACAACATTTACATGTTGCAAATCAACCCAGATTCTTCAATCAACCCT GACCACTTGTCTTACTTCCATTTTGTGGGTCGGATCATGGGTCTGGCTGTGTTCCACGGACACTACATCAATGGGGGTTTCACGGTTCCTTTCTACAAgcagctactggggaagcccatccaGCTTTCTGATTTGGAATCGGTGGACCCTGAACTCCATAAGAGCTTAGTGTGGATTCT AGAGAACGACATCACCCCCGTGCTCGACCACACGTTCTGTGTAGAGCACAACGCTTTTGGGCGGATTCTTCAGCACGAACTGAAACCCAACGGCAGGAATGTCCCCGTCACAGAGGAGAATAAGAAGGAATATGTCCG GCTGTATGTGAACTGGAGGTTCATGAGGGGCATCGAGGCCCAGTTCCTGGCTCTCCAGAAGGGGTTCAACGAGCTCATCCCTCAGCACTTGCTGAAGCCTTTTGACCAGAAGGAGCTGGAG CTGATCATCGGTGGCCTGGACAAGATCGACCTGGACGACTGGAAGTCCAACACGCGGCTGAAGCACTGCGGGGCCGACAGCAATGTGGTCCGGTGGTTCTGGCAGGCGGTGGAGACCTTCGACGAGGAGCGGCGGGCCCGGCTGCTGCAGTTCGTGACGGGCTCCACGCGGGTCCCCCTCCAGGGCTTCAAGGCGCTGCAAG GCTCTACAGGCGCCGCAGGGCCCCGGCTCTTCACCATCCACCTGATCGACGCCAACACGGACAACCTGCCCAAGGCCCACACCTG CTTTAACCGGATCGACATCCCTCCCTACGAGTCGTACGAGAAGCTCTATGAGAAGCTGCTGACAGCGGTGGAGGAGACCTGTGGGTTTGCCGTGGAGTGA
- the SMURF1 gene encoding E3 ubiquitin-protein ligase SMURF1 isoform X1 — translation MSNPGTRRNGSSIKIRLTVLCAKNLAKKDFFRLPDPFAKVVVDGSGQCHSTDTVKNTLDPKWNQHYDLYVGKTDSITISVWNHKKIHKKQGAGFLGCVRLLSNAISRLKDTGYQRLDLCKLNPSDTDAVRGQIVVSLQTRDRIGTGGSVVDCRGLLESEGTVYEDSGPGRPLSCFMEEPAPYTDGPGAAAGGGNCRFVESPSQDQRLQAQRLRNPEVRGSLQTPQNRPHGHQSPELPEGYEQRTTVQGQVYFLHTQTGVSTWHDPRIPRDLNSVNCDELGPLPPGWEVRSTVSGRIYFVDHNNRTTQFTDPRLHHIMTHQCQLKEPSQPPPPPSEGSVEDEELPAQRYERDLVQKLKVLRHELSLQQPQAGHCRIEVSREEIFEESYRQIMKMRPKDLKKRLMVKFRGEEGLDYGGVAREWLYLLCHEMLNPYYGLFQYSTDNIYMLQINPDSSINPDHLSYFHFVGRIMGLAVFHGHYINGGFTVPFYKQLLGKPIQLSDLESVDPELHKSLVWILENDITPVLDHTFCVEHNAFGRILQHELKPNGRNVPVTEENKKEYVRLYVNWRFMRGIEAQFLALQKGFNELIPQHLLKPFDQKELELIIGGLDKIDLDDWKSNTRLKHCGADSNVVRWFWQAVETFDEERRARLLQFVTGSTRVPLQGFKALQGSTGAAGPRLFTIHLIDANTDNLPKAHTCFNRIDIPPYESYEKLYEKLLTAVEETCGFAVE, via the exons tattaTGTGCCAAGAATCTTGCAAAGAAAGACTTCTTCA GACTCCCTGACCCTTTTGCAAAGGTTGTTGTAGACGGATCTGGGCAGTGCCACTCAACGGACACTGTGAAGAACACGCTGGACCCGAAGTGGAACCAGCACTACGACCT ATACGTTGGAAAAACGGATTCTATAACCATCAGCGTGTGGAACCACAAGAAGATTCACAAGAAGCAGGGAGCCGGCTTCCTGGGGTGTGTGCGGCTGCTGTCCAACGCCATCAGCAGATTAAAAGATACTGGCT ACCAGCGTTTGGATCTGTGCAAACTAAACCCCTCAGATACTGATGCAGTTCGTGGCCAAATAGTGG tcaGTTTACAGACACGAGACAGGATCGGCACCGGCGGGTCTGTGGTGGACTGCAGAGGCCTGCTAGAGAGTGAAGG AACCGTGTATGAAGACTCCGGGCCTGGAAGGCCCCTCAGCTGCTTCATGGAGGAGCCAGCCCCGTACACGGATGGCCCCGGGGCTGCTGCTGGCGGGGGCAACTGCAGGTTTGTGGAATCCCCGAGTCAAGACCAAAGACTTCAGGCCCAGCGACTGCGAAACCCTGAGGTGCGAGGGTCGCTGCAGACGCCACAGAACCGACCTCACGGCCACCAGTCCCCGGAGCTGCCCGAAGGCTACG AGCAGAGGACCACGGTGCAGGGCCAGGTGTACTTCTTGCACACGCAGACGGGCGTCAGCACGTGGCACGACCCCAGGATACCCAG AGACCTTAACAGCGTGAACTGTGATGAGCTTGGACCACTGCCGCCTGGCTGGGAAGTCCGCAGCACAGTTTCCGGGAGAATATATTTTGTGGATCATAATAACCGAACAACCCAGTTTACAGACCCACGGTTACACCACATCATGAC TCACCAGTGCCAACTGAAGGAGCCCAGCCAGCCACCGCCGCCCCCCAGCGAGGGCTCCGTGGAGGACGAGGAGCTGCCCGCCCAGAGGTACGAGAGAGATCTGGTCCAGAAGCTGAAGGTCCTCAGACACGAGCTCTCCCTGCAGCAGCCCCAGGCTGGCCACTGCCGCATCGAGGTGTCCAGAGAGGAGATATTTGAG GAGTCTTATCGCCAGATAATGAAGATGCGACCAAAAGACTTGAAAAAGCGACTCATGGTGAAATTCCGAGGAGAAGAAGGCTTGGACTATGGCGGGGTGGCGAG GGAGTGGCTTTATTTACTGTGCCATGAAATGTTGAATCCATACTATGGCCTCTTCCAGTACTCCACGGACAACATTTACATGTTGCAAATCAACCCAGATTCTTCAATCAACCCT GACCACTTGTCTTACTTCCATTTTGTGGGTCGGATCATGGGTCTGGCTGTGTTCCACGGACACTACATCAATGGGGGTTTCACGGTTCCTTTCTACAAgcagctactggggaagcccatccaGCTTTCTGATTTGGAATCGGTGGACCCTGAACTCCATAAGAGCTTAGTGTGGATTCT AGAGAACGACATCACCCCCGTGCTCGACCACACGTTCTGTGTAGAGCACAACGCTTTTGGGCGGATTCTTCAGCACGAACTGAAACCCAACGGCAGGAATGTCCCCGTCACAGAGGAGAATAAGAAGGAATATGTCCG GCTGTATGTGAACTGGAGGTTCATGAGGGGCATCGAGGCCCAGTTCCTGGCTCTCCAGAAGGGGTTCAACGAGCTCATCCCTCAGCACTTGCTGAAGCCTTTTGACCAGAAGGAGCTGGAG CTGATCATCGGTGGCCTGGACAAGATCGACCTGGACGACTGGAAGTCCAACACGCGGCTGAAGCACTGCGGGGCCGACAGCAATGTGGTCCGGTGGTTCTGGCAGGCGGTGGAGACCTTCGACGAGGAGCGGCGGGCCCGGCTGCTGCAGTTCGTGACGGGCTCCACGCGGGTCCCCCTCCAGGGCTTCAAGGCGCTGCAAG GCTCTACAGGCGCCGCAGGGCCCCGGCTCTTCACCATCCACCTGATCGACGCCAACACGGACAACCTGCCCAAGGCCCACACCTG CTTTAACCGGATCGACATCCCTCCCTACGAGTCGTACGAGAAGCTCTATGAGAAGCTGCTGACAGCGGTGGAGGAGACCTGTGGGTTTGCCGTGGAGTGA